A genomic segment from Glycine soja cultivar W05 chromosome 18, ASM419377v2, whole genome shotgun sequence encodes:
- the LOC114394488 gene encoding histone-lysine N-methyltransferase ATXR6-like: protein MASSLGRKRTHAPKGSSALNDDVSCEVCSGGHSPSKLILCDKCDRGYHLFCLRPILPYVPKGSWFCPSCSNHKPKSFPLVQTKIIDFFRIQRSPEALSNQDTRRKRKQGGGLVVTKKKGKLASLVFFFFNNF, encoded by the exons atggcttcttcacTTGGTCGAAAAAGAACCCACGCTCCCAAAGGATCCTCCGCCCTTAACGACGACGTTTCCTGCGAGGTATGCAGCGGTGGCCACTCCCCTTCCAAGCTTATTCTCTGCGACAAATGCGACCGTGGTTACCACCTCTTCTGCCTCCGTCCAATTCTTCCCTATGTCCCCAAAGGCTCTTGGTTCTGCCCCTCTTGCTCCAATCACAAACCCAAGT CTTTCCCCCTTGTCCAGACCAAAATCATCGACTTCTTTCGAATCCAACGCTCCCCCGAGGCATTATCAAATCAAG ACACGCGGAGGAAGCGAAAGCAGGGTGGGGGCTTGGTGGTAACGAAGAAGAAGGGGAAGCTGGcgtctttagttttttttttttttaataatttttaa